Within the Sylvia atricapilla isolate bSylAtr1 chromosome 10, bSylAtr1.pri, whole genome shotgun sequence genome, the region GAGATTCTTATTTTGATGCAGAGAGTGAAtggttttaatttcacttttaaacCCAAACCAATGTGTGTTGGTGATTGAGGAGGACTATAACTTACATTAGGCCACATTAAACCATTTCCATTGCCTATTTCGGGCTTGGACCTCCTAATTCCAATAAAAAGGAGGCCTTGACTTATCCTGGCTGTACTGAAACCCCGGGATCAGCAGAGTTTTATCAGCTCTTACCTGTCCTGATGGAGCAACTGTTGAAATAAGggtggagcaggcagggatgaTGACAAGTGGGAATTCTCGGAGTTAATTCTGACCTCCACCCGTGCATCAGAGCCTTCCAGCCAGGGAGTTCCCGTGGAAGTTGCCTGGAGATATTCTCAGGATTTGGGCTCCTCAAATTCAGACAAAAGGCTGCATCTTGGAGGGAGTGTGAAGGACGAAGTTGGTGGTGTTTGAACCAAGGGGCTGTGTTTAGTGCAGGCTGAGTTTTCGTTGTGTGAGGACACAGTGAAGAGGAGcccatttccttttctccttccctggtGGAGTCGTGGGCCAAGCTCAGATCCAGCCTTTGGAGCACCTCAGGAGGCATCAGACCGCCCTTGTCAGCTCACAAACACGGAATTTGCTGTTGCCTGGGACTATTTTCCCTGAACATTTCCATAATTTCAGCTCCTTGATTCCCTTGACTCCACCAAGtttgcagcagggctgctgtgggtggtTTGATGCTGGATGTGAGAATCTACACTTCAAGAGGAGTCCAGCTTTGCTCCTGACTCCTCAGTTTTTCAATTTGTGCTAAGATTTCAGGGTATAGCTGGTGTTTGAGGGGAAAAGAATCAAAATTATTTGGCTGGGGGTGAGAGGACAGGGCTGCTTTTGCTGCATGAACATTGATCACTCTGTGTGATTAAGAGAAAGTGAATTATTCTGCGTTCTGTGATATTTCATTTACAAATCTGCCTGTTCTGCTTTAATTTCATTGCTCAGCCTGGCACGGGGCCGCTCATCCACGTCTGTGCCCTGGGGTGCAGCAATTCATCTGGGAGAATTGTTCCAATTTTGGCTCTCACTGGTGCTGCACGAGGGTAATTTGCTGTTTCGTGTGGTTTTGCTGACTCTTCTACACCTGCTGGGCATCTTTTACCATGGCTTAAGTAGTTACGTGGATTTCTTCCCTAACTTCCAAATAATTGGGGAATTAAATTTAGATGCAGAGCATCCGAAGTAAGAATTTTAGATTATGGCTGAATCAAAACGGTGATAAAAccttaaataaaaagaacaaaaaggagCTTATTTAAGATCTCAAACTTTCAGAAGCAcgggtttttttcctggaattctgAGTAAATTGGACACTCAGGTGTGCAGGGGTGCTGGTGCTGATCCTGATCCCTGCGTTCCCTGGGGAACAGCACTAAGGAAAAGGTCCTTGGGAAACTGTTTTTAATAGTTTTGGGGTCAAAGCTGCCCGCAGGGGCCTTGGGAGGAAAGTTCTGGAGGTTCATGGCCTGGGCACGTTGCTGCGTTGTGGCCCTCAGTAATGGATTTGGGAGGTGATCCATGAAATTGGCCAGGAAACCTTGATGGCAGGATAAATGGGAGCTCTGATGggatgaaattaagaaaatgagttttaaacAAGAGGTGTATGGTGCTGGCCAGCTGAGCCCCAACATTTCTCATCCCTTAAATTAATGGGCAATTTGTACTTTCAGGGTCaatgcagctggaattggatCGTCTCCTGTTCtgcttttgttcccttttttcaCTGCTGGATTAGTGGTTCTGTTGGCTCTTTTTATTTGGCTTATTTTTGGTTTGAAcacttccagctgctgtgccacaaTTAGCCCAGTGGAGCAATTAACTACAATTAACACAGAGATATAATGAAGCAGTAGAAAAGAGTGTTTTATAAAGAGCCTGACATCATAAGCCTCACAAGGATGCTGTCAGCCACGTACTGGGCATACTGGTGTGTTAGTGGGAGctccaaaaatcccaccctCCCACCTTAGTGTGCATCTGTGATCCCGTGGAAACCTCTTCCCACTGTccaggaatggtttggggttttttttttcacctcaagaaaaaggatttcagagctggaacagtttcccaagctgtggTGTGGTCTCAAGCTGTCAAAAGTGTAATCTCACCTCCTCTATCTtttagctgggaaaaaaaaaaagcttctgttcCCTGCTGAGGGCCAAAAATCCTTTGAAGTCTCCTGCTGGAACCCAGTGATTTGGAATATTAAGTAGGGAGAGTTATTCCAGTTTTTCTGGATGCAAGGAGGAGTGGAAAGGGCTGGGGGAATCTCAAAAGGTTTTTAGCAGAGATTTGTTTTAGcagcttctttccttcctgGTAAATACCTATTGCCTAAACCCTTTAAAATTTAGTAAAGGAGGAGAAGAATTCACGCAAAAAAAATGACTTTTCACTGGGTTAAAACTGCAGGGACCCTCCCAAAAAAGcacctgctgctgtttccctgccaCTTCCTGCACCTCCCAAAGCCAAACAAAGGGAACGGGCACAATAAGGAAGAAAAGTGCTTTGCATGGATCCCACCATGGGAGGGCAATGGGGATCCTGAACAAAGCCACTTTGTGTTTGCCAAGGGAAATGTTTAAAGAGCAATATTCCATTGGGTGTGTGCTCCTGGAGACGGGAGCTCCAACCTTCACGTTCCTGTAAAAAACCTCCTTGTGCTCTGAACGTTGAGTTTGGTGTCATGGGGGGGAAATCCACTCTTGAAGGAACTGAAAATGAATGGGAACAGGACTGATGAGGAGGTGCCCTGGCACTCACACCAtgatattatttaaatatgatAGAATTTAAACCCGCTTGGAGATAAAATTTATACCAACTTGCTGAGTAAATAGTCTCAGTTTTTTCACCTCCAACGTTGGGATTATAACTTTTAGTCTATTCTACTGACACTTTTAAGAGGAATTGTCACAGGCTTTGGCATTTTTCATCTCCTCCAGTGCTATGTTCATTACTCAGTGTGATTACAGCTTGGCACCTCGTATTTGTAGGTTCCCGGCTGTGATAAACTGCCAGGACAGCCCCTGTTGGAGCCCAGATCTCTTAGATGAGCCCTCAGCACACTCAGGTATTTGTTAATGCCTTCTTTTGAAGCagatcaggtttttttttttttttttttttttttttttttttttttttttcccagaaacaGGAGCGATCTTGAACTGGAATTCATCCCAGTTCCATTTGAAGGATTCTCAAACCTTGCCCCAAAACATTCACCACAAAACAATTTGTCTGCCACAGTGCCAGCCTGGCCCACACACATCCAGGATATTTATGAATGagtggaaaacacagaagagctGAGTCATGCAACCAGAGGTCAtttctgaagaataaaattttattttattttttttcttttttggctgaAAAAACTGCATACACATGTTCAGATCTGTGCAACCTTCACCACATGTCTTCGTTTCCAAACCAACTTGTGCTTTGAAGCATGCAGGAGCCCACTGCAGCTTGAGAAAGAAGttaagaggggttttttttgtttaatctaGAACTGTGCAAACATCAGTGGAAAGCTATTTACATTTTGCACCTCTCACTTCTACTAACAGGAGCATCAGCTGGTGGAGATGTGCAGTGTGCAGCTGTAATTTATGATTTGGCATCCACCTTTGATTTGTGTCGAGTGAGAACCAAACAAACCTCCCATTGTTCCGAAACCTCCCCACAGGCAATGGTAATAAATCTAATTTCTCCTTTGTAAAGCAGACCTCTTTAAGCCTTCCCTGCAGgtattaaaatattgtttccaCTCTGGATCCTCTTCCCCTGGTGCTGATTTGCACTTTGCTGCCTTGGTGAGTGGGAGCAGCAAGAAAAGATTATGATTTTCatcagagaaggcaggagggcactgagacagagcagagctgcttcttcctgTCAGCCTCACAAAACCGCAAGATGAGGTGGAGAACTTTTTacacaaagcaaatatttttagacCATCTGAACCCAGACGCAGGAACTTAGACGTGAAAAAAGCTGGATTTAAGTTGCATTCTCTTCCAAGTTCCTCTCCCATCCATGAAAGCCTGGAAGTCAATACCCAGCCAGACATGAGCTCTCAAATCCTGCTGGATATCCTcctttttccatctcctctgACCTGgccactgggctgtgctggtaGAGCTTTGGGTGCGATGAGCCACCAAAAACAGTCTCTGCCAGAGTGCTTGGATGAGGCTGCAGGGAGTGGGAGCTGCTTGGCTCCTGTGCCATGCCAGGTGCCGTGTCCCATTCCCAGAGTGTTCATGGAGGAGGGGCTGTGCTcgtgcctggctctgccctccagccctggaggtgaAGCAAGCAGGGTTTTCCTAAGAGCCAAAAACTTCAGCGCGCACACAAATTCAcaaagctgccagagctgctgggcccTGCCGGGGGCTGCCTCAGTTCAGCACTGCTCTCTCAGGCTGGGACCCAAAAATCTGGGAGAAGAATTCCAAGGCCAGGCGGACGTGGATGGGCACGAAGACGTAGGCTGTGTAGACCACCATGGCCAGCACGGTGACGGTGATGGTGTGGAACATGGActgctcccagggctccagcacGTAGCTGCACGTCACCAGCTGGTACTGGTAGTACAGCCAGTACAGATAGTCCTTCACCCTCTTCACGTCCATCTTCAGCTCCAAAGGGCTTGGAGAAGGCCTGGAATGACAGGGAAATGGGGATTACAGCCATGGAAGCACCGCACAAACTCGTTTTCCAAGGTGTTGGTGCCACCAGCTCACCCGGAGCAAAGGGAACTGCTgagttctgcagctgctgctcagttATTGGAGCTGTGTCAGCTGGGCATTCCCACTCCCCAgaagggctgtggctgctccatccctgcaagtgtccgagctgggatagtggaaggtgtccctgcccatggcaggtgtgGAACTGGAGGATTTaactcccttccaacccaaaccttcctGTGATTCTATAAATTCCCACATCCCAAGTGTCTTTCCCTATTCATTCCCTGTGGAAATCAGGGAAATAGGCATTTAAAAAGGAAGGCTTTGGGCCAGCTTCCATAAATATTCCATAAATTCCATGTATGCCCCGGAATAAAGATGAGATTTAAAACAACTGCTCTGTAAAAACTCCTCTGCTTACTTTTGATAATCATTTTTTATTGTTCTGCAATTGTTGGGAATAATGAAAAGCCAagttatgaaagaaaaagggagaaaaaaataatctcccattgagatggatttttttttttttttgcagctcattccaaagaaatgaaaaaggttACAGATTAAAAGAGTATTTAATGGAAATTACAAGTCTAGGAAAGATTTTGCTCTTGGGTAATACCTTTATGCATTCATCGTCCCCAGCTCCACTTGGAAAAGACAATGGCTGAGCAAGAATGAAATAGGAAATAGGGTTTGCTTCCACTGTTCATCGCTAAATGTGCTTTTTTGGCATTTGAAACAATCTTTAGCTGCAGCTAAAAGCACATATTTAGAGAAAATAGAATGATAGTAAAGTGTGCAAGGCTTTACAGAGGGATTCtgttattttggggtttaaGGACATTCCCAGCAGATCAACCCACAGGGAATTCAGCCAATTTCCCTTCTAGGAAACCTCCCAATGTCCCATTTTCTTCTACACTTGTGCTGTCTGAAATGCCAGAACAGAGAGGCTTGGACACATCACATCCCTCCAGTCTGGTGTTCACAGTGAGTCTGAGGCCACAGAGCTTTGCTGTCCCTCAAAGCGGCAAATCCTAAAGTGGCACTGGGAAATTCACAGCCTGGGATTAAAATAATGACAGGCCACTGATACAGGTCAGAAATACCCcaatattcagtgttttcctgctctgttctggGGGGATGTGGGATTTACCAAAGGGAAGTTTGGCCCCTGAATTTTCCTAAAGCACTTCCTTCTTCCCATATTTCCTAGACCAAGAAAGTGCCTTCAATTTGGGGGACAGATCAATATTTGAAATTTGGCAGTGGCTGTCTCTGTGACCAACTTTTCTTGCAAGGGCTTCAGGCTGGGGAGAaaggcactgctgctctctggctgGGCATGAATGGAAGCTGATTCCTTTCAGATCATTTCTTTGAAGGCACAGCTCCAGAGTGAGAGGCCTTAAAGCCTTGGAAATATTGCAAAGCCTTCAATAAACCTGACCCAGCTGGCAAAGTGGGACTCCCTGGGAGCCAAAAAGTGTCTCTGGTTAGACTTTCTGCAAAAAGAGCAGCGTTTTCCACtgagggggagaaggagaaggagaaggaaggagaaggagaaggagaaggagaaggagaaggagaaggagaaggagaaggagaaggagaaggagaaggagaaggagaaggagaaggagaaggagaaggagaaggaggagaagaaggagaaggagaaggaggagaaggaaggag harbors:
- the SPTSSB gene encoding serine palmitoyltransferase small subunit B, with the translated sequence MDVKRVKDYLYWLYYQYQLVTCSYVLEPWEQSMFHTITVTVLAMVVYTAYVFVPIHVRLALEFFSQIFGSQPERAVLN